In Helicobacter bilis, a genomic segment contains:
- the atpA gene encoding F0F1 ATP synthase subunit alpha: MVTAKLKPEEISSIIREKIEQFDLQVDISQVGKVTSYADGVAKVYGLNDVMSYEMVEFDTGEKGLALNLEEGSVGVVVLGNGKGIKEGTTVKRLNRLMKIPVGESVIGRVVNTVGEPLDGKGAIESNEYRFIEQKAPGIMQRKSVHEPLQTGIKAIDALVPIGRGQRELIIGDRQTGKTTVAIDAIINQKGQGVYCIYVAIGQKESTVAQVVRKLEEHGAMEYTVVVNASASSSAAMQYLAPYSGVTIGEYFRDNGKHALIIYDDLTKHAVAYREMSLILRRPPGREAFPGDVFYIHSRLLERAAKLSDELGAGSLTALPIIETQAGDVSAYIPTNVISITDGQIFLETDLFNSGIRPAINVGLSVSRVGGAAQIKATKQVAGTLRLDLAQFRELQAFAQFASDLDESSRRQLERGQKMVEVLKQGPYSPLPIERQVTIIYAGAKGFLDDIPANKVVEFERQLYPFIEAKYPSIFEDISSKKALDKEIESLLNKALSEFRTSFAI; this comes from the coding sequence ATGGTTACCGCAAAATTAAAACCCGAAGAAATAAGCTCTATTATCCGCGAAAAGATTGAGCAGTTTGACCTGCAGGTTGATATTAGTCAAGTTGGCAAGGTTACGAGTTACGCTGATGGTGTTGCTAAGGTATATGGCTTAAACGATGTTATGTCGTATGAGATGGTCGAGTTTGACACAGGTGAAAAGGGACTAGCACTTAACCTTGAAGAGGGCAGTGTTGGTGTTGTTGTGCTTGGTAATGGAAAAGGTATTAAAGAAGGCACAACTGTTAAGCGATTAAATCGCCTTATGAAGATTCCAGTTGGAGAAAGTGTAATAGGTCGCGTTGTAAATACCGTTGGTGAGCCACTTGATGGCAAAGGTGCGATAGAATCAAATGAATATCGTTTTATCGAGCAAAAAGCTCCCGGCATTATGCAACGAAAAAGTGTGCATGAGCCATTGCAAACAGGTATTAAAGCTATTGATGCACTTGTGCCTATCGGTAGGGGACAAAGAGAGCTTATCATTGGTGATAGACAAACTGGGAAAACGACCGTTGCTATCGATGCGATTATCAACCAAAAAGGGCAAGGTGTTTATTGTATCTATGTTGCCATAGGACAAAAAGAATCTACTGTGGCACAAGTTGTGCGTAAGCTTGAAGAGCATGGTGCTATGGAATACACGGTTGTAGTGAATGCTTCTGCGAGTTCAAGTGCGGCTATGCAGTATCTTGCACCTTACTCTGGTGTTACAATTGGGGAGTATTTTAGGGATAATGGCAAACATGCACTTATTATCTATGATGATCTTACAAAGCATGCTGTTGCTTATCGTGAAATGAGCCTTATTCTAAGAAGACCTCCGGGAAGAGAAGCTTTTCCGGGTGATGTTTTCTATATCCACTCTCGTTTGCTTGAGCGTGCGGCTAAATTGAGTGATGAGCTTGGTGCTGGATCTTTGACTGCATTGCCTATCATTGAAACACAAGCAGGCGATGTTTCAGCCTACATTCCTACAAATGTTATTTCAATTACAGATGGACAGATATTCCTTGAGACAGATTTATTTAACTCTGGTATTCGCCCTGCGATCAATGTTGGTTTATCTGTATCGCGTGTTGGTGGTGCTGCACAGATTAAGGCAACAAAACAAGTTGCCGGGACATTACGACTTGACCTTGCACAATTTAGGGAGCTGCAAGCATTCGCACAATTTGCTTCAGACCTTGATGAGTCAAGCAGAAGACAGCTTGAGAGAGGGCAAAAAATGGTGGAAGTCTTAAAGCAGGGACCATATAGCCCACTGCCAATTGAGCGACAAGTAACTATCATTTATGCCGGTGCGAAAGGATTCTTAGATGATATTCCTGCAAATAAGGTTGTTGAGTTTGAAAGACAGCTTTATCCATTTATTGAAGCAAAATATCCAAGCATTTTTGAAGATATAAGCTCTAAAAAAGCGCTAGATAAAGAGATAGAATCTTTGCTTAACAAGGCATTAAGTGAGTTTAGAACAAGTTTTGCGATTTAA
- a CDS encoding F0F1 ATP synthase subunit B family protein, with the protein MRYIYMAFMCFVLCSISYASGEAHVMDISKTDIIERLINFVIFVALMWYLLADRLKSMLQERTKGIANKLSQTQEKVNEIRAKKEKAQQRLKEAKEQAAEIIATAKKEANASVLRIEEKTKEQIANLLKANEEAMEFQEKMLQKQLVAEILQEAFVSQALKLESKDYVGILEKKVV; encoded by the coding sequence ATGCGATACATATATATGGCTTTCATGTGCTTTGTGCTATGTAGCATATCCTATGCAAGTGGCGAAGCTCATGTGATGGATATTTCAAAAACTGACATTATAGAAAGATTGATAAACTTTGTTATTTTTGTGGCGTTAATGTGGTATTTACTTGCAGATAGGCTTAAGTCCATGTTACAAGAACGCACAAAAGGCATTGCAAATAAGCTTTCACAGACACAAGAAAAAGTAAATGAGATAAGAGCAAAGAAAGAAAAAGCACAACAGCGATTGAAAGAAGCAAAAGAGCAAGCGGCAGAAATAATTGCTACTGCCAAAAAAGAAGCAAATGCGTCTGTATTGCGTATTGAAGAGAAAACGAAAGAACAAATTGCAAATCTATTAAAAGCAAATGAAGAAGCAATGGAATTTCAAGAAAAAATGCTACAAAAGCAGCTTGTTGCAGAGATCTTACAGGAAGCATTTGTAAGCCAAGCCTTAAAACTTGAATCCAAAGATTATGTTGGAATCCTAGAAAAGAAGGTGGTGTAA
- a CDS encoding F0F1 ATP synthase subunit B family protein encodes MEIMPNPQVMLVVFIVFMVTMFMLNKFVFQPLFAYMDQREQKVTSDLELVTREDNELQRIENEIHEILSHAKTQAFTAKEEQVEEAKKSAGAKIERMQNENREKMDAFMAKLQESRDSMKNELRANIGDIESLLAAKIKHI; translated from the coding sequence ATGGAAATTATGCCAAATCCACAGGTCATGCTTGTCGTGTTTATAGTGTTTATGGTTACAATGTTTATGCTCAATAAGTTTGTATTCCAGCCACTTTTTGCCTATATGGACCAAAGAGAACAGAAAGTTACAAGTGATTTAGAGCTTGTAACGCGTGAAGATAATGAACTTCAACGCATAGAAAACGAGATTCATGAGATTTTATCTCATGCGAAGACACAGGCTTTTACAGCTAAGGAAGAGCAAGTTGAAGAGGCGAAAAAGAGTGCAGGTGCAAAAATAGAGCGTATGCAAAATGAAAACCGAGAGAAAATGGATGCTTTCATGGCAAAATTGCAGGAAAGCAGGGATTCTATGAAAAATGAATTGCGTGCAAATATAGGCGATATAGAATCTTTACTTGCTGCAAAGATTAAACATATTTAA
- the atpG gene encoding ATP synthase F1 subunit gamma has translation MANGLKEIRKKISSVNNTKKTTRAMKLVSTSKLKKAEEMARRARAFADKLNEVFYDMMLRIKRSGLTNIDSKFFNNTESHDVKIVDIVFVTADKGLCGGFNSITMKEVLRLRDEYEKKKIRVRFRCVGKKGNAFFAFNNIPLEASVADLSASPDYEKSSSFIGAVVDDFLAGKTDEVIIVHNGFKNLISQELKSVKILPLVPDKDALQQDSEMSSVLNISPEDEENMILDELAKKYVEYNMYYALVDSLAAEHSARMQAMDAATNNATELVKTLTISYNKARQEAITTELVEINAGVEAMK, from the coding sequence ATGGCAAATGGACTAAAAGAAATTAGGAAAAAAATATCAAGCGTAAATAACACTAAGAAAACTACGCGTGCTATGAAGCTAGTCTCGACCTCAAAGCTTAAAAAAGCTGAAGAGATGGCAAGAAGGGCTAGGGCATTTGCGGATAAGTTAAATGAAGTTTTTTACGACATGATGTTGCGTATTAAGCGAAGTGGTTTAACAAATATTGATAGCAAGTTCTTCAACAATACAGAATCTCATGATGTAAAAATTGTAGATATTGTATTTGTAACTGCGGATAAAGGCTTGTGTGGTGGCTTTAATAGTATCACCATGAAAGAGGTTTTACGCTTAAGAGATGAGTATGAAAAGAAAAAGATACGAGTAAGATTTCGCTGTGTTGGCAAAAAGGGTAATGCGTTTTTTGCATTCAACAACATTCCTTTAGAAGCTAGTGTAGCGGATTTGAGTGCTTCACCGGATTACGAAAAATCAAGTAGCTTTATTGGTGCGGTTGTCGATGATTTCTTAGCAGGTAAAACAGACGAAGTTATTATCGTGCATAATGGATTTAAGAATCTTATCTCACAAGAATTGAAAAGTGTGAAGATTCTGCCACTTGTGCCGGATAAAGACGCCTTGCAGCAAGATAGCGAGATGTCTAGCGTTTTAAACATTTCGCCCGAAGATGAAGAGAATATGATTCTAGATGAGTTAGCAAAAAAGTATGTAGAATATAATATGTATTATGCGCTTGTAGATTCTCTAGCGGCAGAGCATAGTGCAAGAATGCAAGCAATGGATGCGGCGACAAATAATGCTACTGAGTTAGTAAAAACGCTGACTATTTCTTACAATAAAGCACGACAAGAAGCGATTACAACAGAATTAGTTGAGATTAATGCTGGCGTAGAAGCCATGAAGTAA
- a CDS encoding F0F1 ATP synthase subunit delta: MQEHVIAKKYAKALAGVPNVDITQVYNTYAEINKMFAISKFRDIVMSPIIDNTSKLAFLKSLVDITANPYAEKLLTILVKNDRIYLLPFVALELKKIIDSRLNVYQATLYVKQELGQDSLLNIQDKLGRKLGTTLKVTQSIDPTLDGIKLEVTELGIEVAFLKHKFTQELQDFILKAI; this comes from the coding sequence ATGCAAGAACATGTTATAGCAAAAAAATACGCCAAAGCATTAGCTGGTGTCCCCAATGTCGACATTACGCAGGTGTATAACACATACGCAGAGATAAATAAAATGTTTGCTATAAGCAAATTTAGAGATATTGTCATGTCGCCCATTATTGACAACACAAGTAAGCTTGCATTTCTAAAATCTCTTGTTGATATTACAGCGAACCCTTATGCTGAAAAGCTTTTAACAATTCTTGTTAAAAACGACAGAATCTATTTGCTACCTTTTGTAGCACTTGAGCTTAAAAAAATTATTGATAGTCGCCTTAATGTGTATCAAGCTACACTTTATGTGAAACAAGAATTAGGTCAAGATTCTCTGCTCAACATTCAGGATAAGCTTGGCAGGAAACTAGGCACGACACTAAAAGTTACCCAAAGCATTGATCCTACTCTAGATGGCATTAAGCTTGAGGTTACGGAGTTGGGCATTGAAGTTGCGTTCTTAAAACATAAATTCACGCAAGAATTACAAGACTTTATTTTAAAAGCAATCTAA
- a CDS encoding ATP-dependent helicase codes for MDILESLNDAQREAAIHVDNALLILAGAGSGKTKTLTTRLAYLLSIGIPAQNTLTLTFTNKAAREMRERALKLIESMSIPVINTPLLCTFHKFGLLFLQRYIHLLARNSMFNVIDEDDKRKIIRNIKKNSKNIAKELTPATLSSAISDYKNNAILPDIAKQSPNMIDAQVAKIYQKYEDYLYANNLVDFDDLLLLPYRILYENETLRTQISNKYQYIMVDEYQDTNNLQASLLKLLCATHENLCVVGDDDQSIYSWRGANIENILDFDAQFENTKIVKLEQNYRSTEEILTIANNLISHNTTRYDKILKATRHNGKKVQYIKSHDDKAEMKQIIESIQTLIAQGESYNDIAILFRLNALARNVEECFNRAKIPFKMVGVIRFYDRQEIKDVLAYLRLALNLDDNFSLERIINQPKRSIGEKTFENIIAASTQYTSIYVAWKQGGLSSLKCHARLSEFFTLIESLRECLQLNPSEIPHFFKTKIKLYADDIPTKDSESNEDRRKNMDELFATLLDFIECERGGDYASNEEIIQAFLNDIALSSSSDMEDSHNVLCMSVHNSKGLEFKHVFVIGMEQGLFPLMNFYEISIDSVDKNTQNLNEERRLAYVAFTRAKDTLTLSYAKERMRHGKYREYYPSQFLTECGVVSKQNAILKPEESDKCVAGLKRGDCVQHKIFGFGRIESVRELGDNSTAMVNFGGTKRNILISFLTKA; via the coding sequence GTGGATATTTTAGAATCACTTAATGACGCTCAAAGAGAAGCCGCCATCCATGTAGATAATGCCTTGCTTATACTTGCTGGGGCTGGAAGCGGCAAAACTAAAACGCTAACAACAAGACTTGCCTATCTCTTAAGTATAGGTATCCCCGCACAAAACACATTAACATTAACATTCACAAATAAAGCCGCAAGAGAAATGCGAGAGAGAGCATTAAAGCTTATAGAATCAATGAGTATTCCTGTGATAAATACCCCCTTGCTTTGCACCTTTCATAAATTTGGATTGCTTTTCTTACAACGCTACATTCATTTACTTGCGCGTAATTCCATGTTTAATGTCATAGATGAAGATGATAAGCGAAAGATAATACGAAATATAAAGAAAAATAGCAAAAATATCGCAAAAGAATTAACTCCCGCAACACTCTCAAGTGCTATATCTGATTATAAAAATAATGCGATATTGCCAGATATTGCAAAGCAAAGCCCAAACATGATAGATGCACAAGTCGCAAAGATTTATCAAAAATATGAAGACTATCTTTACGCAAATAACCTTGTAGATTTTGACGACTTATTACTGCTACCTTATAGAATCTTATATGAAAATGAAACTTTACGCACACAAATAAGCAATAAATATCAATATATCATGGTAGATGAATATCAAGATACAAACAACCTGCAAGCAAGTCTTTTAAAACTTCTATGTGCCACACATGAGAATCTTTGTGTAGTAGGCGATGATGACCAAAGTATTTATAGTTGGCGTGGTGCAAATATCGAAAATATCCTAGACTTTGATGCCCAATTTGAAAATACAAAGATAGTAAAGCTAGAGCAAAACTATCGCAGCACAGAAGAGATTCTAACAATCGCAAATAATCTTATATCACACAACACAACACGATATGATAAGATTCTAAAAGCAACAAGGCATAATGGCAAAAAAGTCCAATATATAAAAAGCCATGATGACAAAGCCGAGATGAAACAGATTATAGAATCTATACAGACACTCATAGCACAGGGCGAGAGCTATAATGACATTGCGATATTATTCCGCTTAAACGCACTTGCAAGAAATGTAGAAGAATGCTTTAATCGCGCTAAGATTCCATTCAAAATGGTAGGCGTTATACGATTTTATGATAGACAAGAGATTAAAGATGTGCTTGCCTATTTGCGTTTAGCCCTAAACCTTGATGATAACTTTTCACTTGAGCGAATTATCAATCAACCAAAGAGAAGTATCGGCGAAAAGACATTTGAAAATATAATAGCCGCAAGTACGCAATACACAAGCATATATGTCGCATGGAAACAAGGCGGATTATCTTCACTTAAATGCCATGCAAGGCTAAGCGAGTTTTTTACATTAATAGAATCTTTAAGGGAGTGTTTGCAGCTTAATCCAAGCGAAATACCGCATTTTTTTAAAACCAAAATAAAACTTTATGCAGATGATATACCAACAAAAGATTCTGAAAGCAATGAGGATCGCAGGAAAAATATGGACGAGCTATTTGCGACTTTGCTAGATTTTATAGAATGTGAGAGGGGCGGGGATTACGCTAGTAATGAAGAGATAATACAAGCATTTTTAAATGATATAGCATTAAGCTCTAGTAGCGATATGGAAGATTCTCACAATGTGCTTTGCATGAGCGTACATAATAGCAAGGGGTTAGAGTTTAAGCATGTATTTGTTATCGGCATGGAGCAAGGCTTATTTCCATTAATGAATTTTTATGAAATAAGTATAGATTCTGTTGATAAAAACACACAAAATCTTAATGAAGAACGAAGACTTGCCTATGTAGCCTTTACCCGTGCAAAAGATACACTTACGCTAAGCTATGCAAAAGAGAGAATGCGTCATGGCAAATACAGAGAGTATTACCCATCACAATTTTTAACAGAATGTGGTGTAGTATCAAAACAAAATGCGATATTAAAACCTGAAGAAAGTGATAAATGTGTGGCTGGGCTAAAACGCGGCGATTGTGTCCAGCATAAAATATTTGGCTTTGGCAGGATAGAATCTGTAAGAGAGCTAGGCGACAACTCAACCGCAATGGTAAATTTTGGCGGCACAAAGAGAAATATCCTTATATCTTTTCTCACAAAAGCATAA